One part of the Leucobacter triazinivorans genome encodes these proteins:
- a CDS encoding sensor histidine kinase yields the protein MNAAMSNDAVPASRPLPRIGGPARRPRPLLWWDLGVAATVAVMGAFGLAWALDADGVPAAVPLLRALWTLALLVVWYLVLGRSALRRAVRDDPARPIDLVYLGGVVLIVGLATMAVPSYATLQTLAYPMVWTIVARYRDAVLWSAALAVAMGSGFVLALGRYGALEAVREATTIAVLSFAFAVAMGTWITRIFAQGERYRALAEQLRVSQAEVVALSERAGAGRERERLSRELHDTLTQTLAGLVMLSEQAERALAAGDAERARDRLARVGAAARDAVGEARALVATTQPLGDGGLEAAIERIAARLSVDAGLNVECELEAVSLDRERQVVLLRAAQEGLANARRHARASRVVLALTAPAQGGAVLVVEDDGVGPDPERMRLGGFGLSGIADRVRVVGGAVSFGSGAGGGARLEVRLPGSGSGSGQGEGSGSGEVEGSGSGSGSGPASGARPGSGSDPDPGEGSGSGSDPDPGEGSGSGSDPGAGSAVKS from the coding sequence ATGAACGCGGCGATGTCGAACGATGCGGTTCCGGCCTCGCGGCCGCTGCCGCGGATCGGCGGCCCGGCCCGGCGCCCGCGGCCGCTGCTGTGGTGGGACCTGGGGGTCGCCGCGACGGTCGCGGTGATGGGGGCGTTCGGTCTCGCCTGGGCGCTGGACGCCGACGGGGTGCCCGCGGCCGTCCCCCTGTTGCGCGCCCTCTGGACGCTCGCGCTGCTGGTGGTCTGGTACCTCGTCCTCGGGCGCTCGGCCCTGCGGCGCGCGGTGCGCGACGATCCCGCCCGCCCGATCGACCTCGTCTACCTCGGCGGCGTGGTGCTCATCGTCGGTCTGGCCACGATGGCCGTGCCGAGCTATGCGACGCTGCAGACCCTCGCCTACCCGATGGTCTGGACGATCGTGGCCCGGTATCGCGACGCCGTCCTCTGGAGTGCCGCGCTGGCGGTCGCCATGGGGAGCGGCTTCGTGCTGGCGCTCGGCCGATACGGGGCACTCGAAGCGGTCCGCGAGGCGACGACGATCGCTGTGCTCTCGTTCGCGTTCGCGGTGGCGATGGGCACTTGGATCACCCGCATCTTCGCCCAGGGCGAGCGCTACCGCGCCCTTGCCGAGCAACTGCGCGTCTCGCAGGCCGAGGTGGTGGCGCTCTCCGAGCGGGCCGGAGCCGGGCGCGAGCGGGAGCGGTTGTCGCGCGAGCTGCACGACACGCTCACGCAGACGCTTGCCGGGCTCGTCATGCTGAGCGAGCAGGCCGAGCGCGCGCTCGCCGCCGGTGACGCGGAACGTGCGCGGGATCGTCTGGCGCGGGTGGGGGCCGCCGCGCGCGATGCGGTCGGCGAGGCGCGAGCGCTCGTCGCGACGACGCAGCCGCTCGGCGACGGCGGGCTCGAGGCCGCGATCGAACGCATCGCCGCCCGCCTGAGCGTGGACGCCGGACTGAACGTGGAGTGCGAGCTCGAGGCCGTCTCGCTGGACCGGGAGCGACAGGTCGTGCTGCTGCGCGCGGCTCAGGAGGGGCTGGCGAACGCGCGTCGGCACGCCCGGGCCTCGCGGGTGGTGCTCGCGCTCACCGCCCCTGCGCAGGGCGGCGCCGTGCTGGTGGTCGAGGACGACGGCGTCGGCCCGGATCCCGAACGGATGCGCCTGGGAGGCTTCGGGCTGAGCGGGATCGCCGACCGGGTGCGCGTCGTCGGCGGAGCGGTGAGCTTCGGGAGCGGGGCTGGGGGCGGTGCGCGCCTCGAAGTGCGGCTGCCCGGATCCGGATCGGGATCGGGGCAGGGAGAGGGATCCGGATCCGGCGAAGTCGAAGGATCGGGATCCGGGTCGGGGTCGGGACCGGCGTCGGGCGCGAGGCCGGGATCCGGATCGGACCCGGACCCGGGCGAGGGATCGGGATCCGGATCGGACCCGGACCCGGGGGAGGGATCGGGCTCCGGATCGGACCCTGGCGCAGGCTCGGCGGTGAAATCGTGA
- a CDS encoding adenylosuccinate synthase, which translates to MPAVLITGAQWGDEGKGRATDLLGSRVDYVVKFNGGNNAGHTVVVGDEKYALHLLPSGILTPGVVPVIGNGVVVDLGVLKQELDALSSRGVDVSKLKVSANAHVITAYHRTLDKVTERFLGKRQIGTTGRGIGPAYADKINRVGIRIQDLFDESILQQKVEAALEFKNQVLVKIYNRRAISPEEVTEDLLSFREMLEPMVCDTGLLLHEAMQQDQTILFEAGQATMLDIDHGTYPFVTSSNATAGGASTGSGLPPHQLDRVISVIKAYTTRVGAGPFPTELFDESGEHLARVGHEYGTTTGRPRRCGWYDAPIARYAARINGVTDFVLTKLDVLSGLDSIPVCVAYDVNGVRHDEMPVNQSDFHHARPIYQEFPGWTEDISGARRFEDLPKNAQDYILALEAMSGSRISAIGVGPEREQVVVRHDLLG; encoded by the coding sequence ATGCCCGCAGTGCTCATCACCGGTGCCCAGTGGGGCGACGAGGGGAAGGGGCGAGCGACCGATCTGCTCGGCAGCCGTGTCGACTACGTCGTCAAGTTCAACGGCGGCAACAACGCCGGTCACACCGTCGTCGTGGGTGACGAGAAGTACGCGCTCCATCTGCTGCCCTCCGGCATCCTCACCCCGGGCGTCGTGCCCGTCATCGGCAATGGCGTGGTGGTCGACCTCGGCGTGCTCAAGCAGGAGCTCGACGCGCTGAGCAGCCGCGGGGTCGACGTGTCGAAGCTGAAGGTCAGCGCCAACGCGCACGTCATCACCGCCTATCACCGCACGCTCGACAAGGTGACCGAGCGCTTCCTGGGCAAGCGCCAGATCGGCACCACGGGGCGCGGCATCGGCCCCGCGTACGCCGACAAGATCAACCGCGTCGGCATTCGCATCCAGGATCTCTTCGACGAGAGCATCCTGCAGCAGAAGGTCGAGGCGGCGCTCGAGTTCAAGAACCAGGTGCTCGTGAAGATCTACAACCGTCGCGCGATCTCGCCGGAGGAGGTCACCGAGGATCTGCTGAGCTTCCGCGAGATGCTCGAGCCGATGGTGTGCGACACCGGGCTGCTGCTGCACGAGGCGATGCAGCAGGATCAGACGATCCTGTTCGAGGCGGGGCAGGCCACGATGCTCGACATCGATCACGGCACCTACCCGTTCGTCACCTCGTCGAACGCGACGGCCGGCGGCGCCAGCACCGGATCGGGGCTCCCCCCGCATCAGCTCGACCGCGTGATCTCGGTCATCAAGGCCTACACCACGCGTGTCGGCGCCGGCCCGTTCCCCACCGAGCTCTTCGACGAGAGCGGCGAGCACCTGGCGCGGGTGGGGCACGAGTACGGCACCACGACCGGCCGCCCCCGCCGCTGCGGCTGGTACGACGCCCCGATCGCGCGCTACGCGGCCCGCATCAACGGCGTCACCGATTTCGTGCTCACGAAGCTCGACGTGCTGTCGGGGCTCGACTCGATCCCCGTGTGCGTCGCCTACGACGTGAACGGTGTGCGGCACGACGAGATGCCGGTCAATCAGAGCGATTTCCACCACGCCAGGCCGATCTACCAGGAGTTCCCCGGCTGGACCGAGGACATCTCCGGCGCGCGGAGGTTCGAGGATCTGCCGAAGAACGCGCAGGACTACATCCTCGCGCTGGAGGCGATGAGCGGATCCCGCATCTCGGCCATCGGCGTCGGCCCCGAGCGCGAGCAGGTCGTGGTGCGCCACGACCTCCTCGGCTGA
- a CDS encoding siderophore-interacting protein, whose protein sequence is MASSNIKVTHTDAGFITAEVRRAERLSPSFVRVTVAGEELQHWRHLGFDQWFRLALPVAGEAAQFDRLAKRFDTRGYLRYLALPQATRPVIRSYTVREYRSDACELDIDFVEHPSEDPSHAGVAGPWAESLPVGERVALIDQGCGYRPVAGARRVVLAGDESALPAVLGILRDLPRDAVGDAIIEVPDTDDRQPDAAPDGVRVEWVVRAGGIGEAALAALRELPQWDEPVSAFVAGEQQLATGGRRHLVGERGVAKSSIDFCGYWRAG, encoded by the coding sequence GTGGCCAGCAGCAACATCAAGGTGACGCACACCGACGCGGGGTTCATCACCGCCGAGGTGCGCCGAGCCGAACGCCTCTCGCCGAGCTTCGTCCGCGTGACGGTCGCCGGGGAAGAGCTGCAGCACTGGCGGCACCTCGGCTTCGACCAGTGGTTCCGCCTCGCCCTGCCGGTGGCGGGCGAGGCCGCCCAGTTCGACCGGCTCGCGAAGCGCTTCGACACCCGGGGCTACCTGCGCTACCTCGCGCTCCCCCAGGCGACCCGCCCCGTGATCCGCAGCTACACCGTGCGCGAGTACCGGTCCGACGCGTGCGAACTCGATATCGACTTCGTGGAGCATCCGTCGGAGGATCCGTCGCACGCCGGCGTCGCCGGGCCCTGGGCCGAGTCGCTGCCGGTGGGCGAGCGCGTCGCGCTCATCGACCAGGGGTGCGGATACCGCCCTGTGGCGGGCGCCCGGCGCGTGGTGCTCGCGGGCGATGAGAGCGCGCTGCCCGCGGTGCTCGGGATCCTGCGCGATCTGCCACGCGACGCCGTCGGCGACGCGATCATCGAGGTGCCCGACACCGACGACCGCCAGCCCGACGCCGCCCCCGACGGCGTGCGCGTCGAGTGGGTGGTGCGCGCGGGCGGCATCGGCGAGGCGGCGCTCGCCGCGCTGCGCGAGCTGCCGCAGTGGGACGAACCCGTGTCGGCGTTCGTCGCCGGCGAGCAGCAGCTCGCGACCGGCGGTCGCAGGCACCTCGTCGGCGAACGCGGCGTCGCGAAGTCCTCGATCGACTTCTGCGGCTACTGGCGCGCGGGCTGA
- a CDS encoding GntR family transcriptional regulator has translation MFDDTRPIFLQLADRIADDVLRGVYEEEQQVPSTNELAAYLRINPATAGKALNRLVDAGVLYKRRGIGMFVAEGAKALIAGERQQGFVDRYVAPLLVEARALGLSTEDIVRLIEKETKEPTP, from the coding sequence GTGTTCGACGACACGCGCCCCATCTTCCTGCAGCTCGCAGACCGCATCGCAGACGACGTGCTCCGCGGCGTCTACGAGGAGGAGCAGCAGGTGCCCTCGACCAACGAGCTCGCGGCCTACCTGCGCATCAACCCCGCCACGGCCGGAAAGGCGCTCAACCGACTGGTCGACGCGGGTGTGCTCTACAAGCGGCGCGGGATCGGCATGTTCGTCGCCGAGGGTGCGAAGGCGCTCATCGCGGGCGAGCGCCAACAGGGATTCGTCGATCGCTACGTCGCCCCGCTGCTCGTCGAGGCGCGGGCGCTGGGCCTCTCCACCGAAGACATCGTCCGACTCATCGAGAAGGAAACGAAGGAGCCAACGCCATGA
- a CDS encoding DUF3151 domain-containing protein, with the protein MIGENLLGPEPTLLADDPAAAALQPGADPEAVVRAHPESPLAWAVLADTAHAEGREIEAYAFARVGYHRGLDALRKAGWRGAGPVSWAHVPNRGVLRALYALRRAAASIGEQGEVDRLTEFLDGADPAAIAAMEVRPEGRPEHAPGD; encoded by the coding sequence ATGATCGGAGAGAACCTGCTCGGCCCCGAGCCCACCCTGCTGGCCGACGACCCCGCGGCGGCCGCGCTGCAGCCGGGCGCGGATCCGGAAGCCGTCGTCCGGGCCCACCCCGAGTCGCCGCTCGCCTGGGCGGTGCTCGCCGATACCGCGCACGCCGAAGGGCGCGAGATCGAGGCCTACGCGTTCGCGCGAGTCGGCTACCATCGCGGGCTCGACGCGCTGCGCAAGGCCGGGTGGCGCGGTGCCGGCCCGGTGTCCTGGGCGCACGTGCCGAACCGCGGGGTGCTCCGCGCGCTCTACGCCCTGCGCCGGGCGGCGGCGAGCATCGGCGAGCAGGGCGAAGTGGACCGGCTCACCGAGTTCCTCGACGGCGCCGATCCCGCCGCGATCGCCGCGATGGAGGTGCGCCCCGAGGGTCGCCCCGAGCACGCACCGGGCGACTGA
- a CDS encoding YajQ family cyclic di-GMP-binding protein: MADSSFDVVSKIDSMEVENAVNQARKEVEQRYDFKGVGADVSLSGESIQVKANTEERANAVLDVLQSKFIKRGLSLKALDTGEPYASGKEYRIDAKLKEGIDQATAKQLNKLIRDEAPKGVKSQIQGDELRVSSKSRDDLQDTIALLKGADVDVALQFVNFR, from the coding sequence ATGGCTGATTCTTCGTTTGACGTGGTGAGCAAGATCGACTCGATGGAGGTCGAGAACGCGGTCAACCAGGCTCGCAAGGAGGTGGAGCAGCGCTACGACTTCAAAGGCGTGGGCGCCGACGTGTCGCTGAGCGGCGAGTCGATCCAGGTCAAGGCGAACACCGAGGAGCGGGCGAACGCCGTGCTCGACGTGCTGCAGTCGAAGTTCATCAAGCGCGGGCTCTCGCTCAAGGCGCTCGACACCGGCGAGCCCTACGCGAGCGGCAAGGAGTACCGCATCGACGCCAAGCTCAAGGAGGGCATCGACCAGGCCACCGCCAAGCAGCTGAACAAGCTGATTCGCGACGAGGCCCCCAAGGGCGTCAAGTCGCAGATCCAGGGCGACGAGTTGCGGGTCAGCTCGAAGAGCCGCGACGACCTGCAGGACACGATCGCGCTGCTCAAGGGCGCCGACGTCGACGTGGCGCTGCAGTTCGTCAACTTCCGCTGA
- a CDS encoding Rv2578c family radical SAM protein: MRWSGQSVGASSAALPGLELSEVAAVPGHLRTVRAPEFAGLVFHEVLAKSALNRVPGESSMPFSWTINPYRGCSHACVYCFARGSHRYLELDTGRDFDSQVVVKVNVAEVLGRELARPSWGGERVALGTNTDPYQRAEGRYRLMPGVIAALARARTPLSILTKGTLLRRDLPALVDAAERVPVDLAMSIAVADPQLQQSIEPGTPSTRARLATVAAARDAGFAPDVFLMPVLPGLTDSAAHLAPLLRDIRDAGARSVMYGPLHLRTHVKPWFFAWLEREHPELLPMYRTLYPGTASRAPQAYRAELAARIRPLIRRYGLEWTGRDRAERVAAGAGESQSSIAAVPGDPAPTLF, translated from the coding sequence ATGAGGTGGAGCGGTCAGAGCGTGGGTGCGTCGTCGGCGGCGCTGCCCGGCCTCGAGCTGAGCGAGGTGGCGGCGGTGCCCGGCCACCTGCGCACGGTGCGCGCCCCGGAGTTCGCCGGTCTCGTCTTCCACGAGGTGCTCGCGAAGAGCGCGCTCAACCGAGTGCCGGGCGAATCGTCCATGCCGTTCTCGTGGACGATCAATCCCTACCGCGGATGCTCGCACGCCTGCGTCTACTGCTTCGCGCGCGGTTCGCACCGCTACCTCGAGCTCGACACCGGTCGCGACTTCGACTCGCAGGTCGTCGTCAAGGTCAATGTGGCGGAGGTGCTGGGGCGCGAGCTCGCCAGGCCCTCCTGGGGCGGTGAGCGGGTGGCGCTGGGCACGAACACCGATCCCTACCAGCGGGCGGAGGGGCGATACCGGCTCATGCCGGGTGTCATCGCGGCGCTCGCGCGTGCGCGCACCCCGCTGTCCATTCTCACGAAGGGCACGCTGCTGCGCCGCGATCTCCCCGCCCTCGTCGACGCGGCCGAGCGCGTGCCCGTCGACCTGGCCATGTCGATCGCGGTCGCGGATCCGCAGCTGCAGCAATCGATCGAGCCGGGCACGCCGAGCACCCGGGCCCGGTTGGCAACCGTCGCGGCGGCGCGCGATGCGGGATTCGCGCCCGACGTCTTCCTCATGCCGGTGCTTCCCGGCCTCACCGACTCGGCGGCGCACCTGGCGCCCCTGCTGCGCGACATCCGCGACGCGGGCGCGCGCTCCGTCATGTACGGTCCGCTGCACCTGCGCACGCACGTGAAGCCGTGGTTCTTCGCCTGGCTCGAGCGGGAGCATCCCGAGCTGCTGCCGATGTACCGCACCCTCTATCCCGGCACCGCCAGCCGGGCGCCGCAGGCGTACCGGGCGGAGCTCGCTGCGCGGATCCGACCGCTCATCAGGCGCTACGGCCTCGAGTGGACGGGTCGGGATCGCGCCGAGCGTGTGGCCGCGGGTGCGGGCGAGTCGCAGTCGTCGATCGCGGCCGTGCCCGGCGACCCGGCGCCCACGCTCTTCTGA
- a CDS encoding response regulator yields the protein MIRVLVADDHPIVRAGIVGLLDTEPDFDVVAEAASGEEAVSLATAAQPHVVLMDLRMPGIGGVEATRRIVQGDSAAAVEAGPRVLVFTTYEDDDQILAAIEAGASGYLVKAAPAEELAAGIRAVAAGQMVLAPSVATALAQAARGAAGAAGAVDGGGDPRDAVGPAPRLTPREREILALVAEGMSNPGIAARLCIGDSTVKTHLLHVFEKLGVSDRTRAAIRAMELGLI from the coding sequence GTGATCCGCGTGCTGGTCGCCGACGACCACCCCATCGTGCGCGCCGGGATCGTGGGCCTGCTCGACACCGAGCCCGACTTCGACGTCGTCGCCGAGGCCGCCTCCGGCGAGGAAGCGGTGTCGCTCGCGACCGCTGCGCAGCCGCACGTCGTGCTCATGGACCTGCGCATGCCGGGCATCGGCGGCGTCGAGGCGACGCGGCGCATCGTGCAGGGCGACTCGGCGGCGGCGGTCGAGGCGGGCCCGCGAGTGCTCGTCTTCACCACCTACGAGGACGACGATCAGATCCTGGCAGCGATCGAGGCCGGTGCGAGCGGATACCTGGTCAAGGCCGCCCCGGCCGAAGAGCTCGCGGCCGGCATTCGAGCGGTCGCGGCGGGGCAGATGGTGCTCGCGCCGTCGGTCGCCACGGCGCTGGCCCAGGCGGCGCGCGGCGCGGCCGGCGCTGCCGGCGCGGTCGACGGGGGAGGCGACCCCCGCGATGCGGTGGGCCCCGCGCCGAGGCTGACTCCGCGCGAGCGGGAGATCCTCGCGCTCGTGGCCGAGGGGATGAGCAATCCGGGGATCGCCGCGCGGCTCTGCATCGGCGACTCGACGGTGAAGACGCACCTGCTGCACGTCTTCGAGAAGCTGGGCGTCTCGGATCGCACGCGCGCGGCGATCCGCGCGATGGAGCTGGGGCTCATCTGA
- a CDS encoding chorismate mutase, whose protein sequence is MSDPTPQERLEQLRSSIDNIDAALIHMLAERFRCTQEVGLLKAGHDMPPSDPAREARQTARLRALAEDAHLDPEFAEKWFNFVVAEVIQHHTRIADRAGE, encoded by the coding sequence GTGAGCGACCCGACGCCGCAGGAGCGGCTGGAGCAGCTGCGCTCCAGCATCGACAACATCGACGCAGCCCTCATCCACATGCTCGCAGAGCGCTTCCGGTGCACGCAGGAGGTGGGCCTCTTGAAGGCCGGTCACGACATGCCGCCGTCGGACCCGGCGCGGGAGGCGCGGCAGACCGCCCGACTGCGCGCACTCGCAGAGGATGCGCACCTCGATCCCGAGTTCGCGGAGAAGTGGTTCAACTTCGTGGTGGCCGAGGTGATCCAGCACCACACGCGCATCGCCGATCGGGCGGGCGAGTAG
- a CDS encoding YciI family protein: protein MKYMLIMRDTDEAYEASKAVPFEEILEAMGRYNEELITAGVMAGGDGLAPPEEGFVVDFSADPPLVTDGPYGETEALFNGFWILEVASRAEVEDWARRCPLGPGSKLEVRRIPGIDEFPQDNEWVQKEREHLAKADERGRA from the coding sequence ATGAAGTACATGCTGATCATGCGCGACACCGACGAGGCGTACGAGGCGTCGAAAGCGGTGCCGTTCGAGGAGATCCTCGAGGCCATGGGCCGCTACAACGAGGAGCTCATCACGGCCGGCGTCATGGCGGGCGGCGACGGGCTCGCGCCGCCGGAGGAGGGGTTCGTCGTCGATTTCTCGGCAGATCCCCCGCTCGTCACCGACGGCCCCTACGGCGAGACCGAGGCGCTCTTCAACGGCTTCTGGATTCTGGAGGTCGCTTCTCGCGCGGAGGTCGAGGACTGGGCGAGGCGCTGCCCCCTCGGCCCGGGCAGCAAGCTCGAGGTGCGCCGCATCCCGGGCATCGACGAGTTCCCCCAGGACAACGAGTGGGTGCAGAAGGAGAGGGAGCACCTCGCGAAGGCCGACGAGCGCGGGCGGGCGTAG
- a CDS encoding ABC transporter ATP-binding protein, whose product MTTHSATAAIETRGLTRRYRGTAALEDVTLDIHENVITGLLGRNGAGKTTLMSLITAQDRPSSGTVRVNGHAPFERAETIEQMCFVRDNQRYPDDYTLKHAIRAAAIFYPNWSQQTADRLVELFRIPAKPVIKKFSRGQLSSLGIVLGLASRSPITFFDEPYLGLDATARHIFYDELLQDYSAHPRTVILSTHLIDEMDRLLERVVILDRGRVVRHADVEELRGGAYQVAGRSSAVDEFVRGRDTLSTRAIGGLGTAVVQGVLDDEDRRRASHLALEISPVSLQDLVAAYGLGETEHAEHTTSDPTALTGAR is encoded by the coding sequence ATGACCACCCACTCCGCGACCGCGGCCATCGAGACGCGCGGCCTCACCCGGCGCTACCGCGGCACGGCGGCGCTCGAGGACGTCACTCTCGACATCCACGAGAACGTCATCACCGGCCTGCTGGGCCGCAACGGCGCCGGGAAGACGACGCTCATGTCGCTCATCACCGCGCAGGATCGCCCCAGCTCCGGCACCGTGCGCGTCAACGGGCACGCCCCGTTCGAGCGCGCCGAGACCATCGAGCAGATGTGCTTCGTGCGCGACAACCAGCGCTACCCCGACGACTACACGCTGAAGCACGCCATCCGGGCGGCCGCGATCTTCTACCCCAACTGGTCCCAGCAGACCGCAGACCGGCTCGTCGAGCTCTTCCGCATCCCCGCGAAGCCCGTGATCAAGAAGTTCTCCCGAGGCCAGCTCTCGTCGCTCGGCATCGTGCTCGGACTCGCCTCGCGCTCGCCCATCACGTTCTTCGACGAGCCCTACCTCGGACTCGACGCAACAGCGCGCCACATCTTCTACGACGAACTGCTGCAGGACTACTCGGCGCACCCGCGCACGGTGATCCTCTCGACGCACCTCATCGACGAGATGGACCGCCTGCTCGAGCGGGTCGTGATCCTCGATCGCGGCCGCGTCGTGCGACACGCCGATGTGGAGGAGCTGCGCGGCGGCGCGTATCAGGTGGCCGGCCGATCCTCGGCGGTGGACGAGTTCGTGCGCGGCCGGGATACGCTGTCGACCCGCGCGATCGGCGGACTCGGCACCGCGGTCGTGCAGGGCGTGCTCGACGATGAGGATCGCCGACGCGCCTCGCATCTCGCGCTCGAGATCAGCCCCGTGTCGCTGCAGGATCTCGTCGCGGCATACGGCCTCGGCGAGACCGAACACGCCGAGCACACGACATCCGACCCCACCGCGCTCACGGGCGCGCGCTAG
- a CDS encoding dicarboxylate/amino acid:cation symporter produces MSAPTADPQQARRLPRWVTSFGWQILAALVLGLVLGGIAMSLGPDAEGNENGLHATLSTIGSGYVSLLRAAVVPLIFTAIVSSIVGLRRVTNAARLAGQTLLWFAITALIAVSIGIALGVVLRPGAAASQAELETGDPYTVGTWWNFLTGLIPSNFLGLTVGGSADLETGALSASPGFNVLQVIVISAAVGIAALKIGEKAEPFIRLTESALAVIQKVLWWIIRIAPIGTLGLIGNAVAEYGWDKMGSLTWFVAVLYLGLALVLFVVYPVLVKAHGLSIRQYFSGVWPAVQLGFVSRSSIGTLPLTERVTERNLGVPRGYASFAVPLGATTKMDGCAAIYPAVAAIFIAQFFGIELTLVQYLLIVLVSVVGSAATAGTTGATVMLTLTLSTLGLPLEGVGLLLAVDPIIDMGRTAVNVAGQALVPTLVAKREGILDLDLYNAPRKGLAFDNDDVEAAEAAGSGSGPSSDEIRDPAPAKA; encoded by the coding sequence GTGTCCGCACCCACGGCAGATCCCCAGCAGGCCCGCCGCCTGCCCCGGTGGGTCACCTCATTCGGCTGGCAGATCCTCGCCGCCCTCGTGCTCGGCCTCGTGCTCGGCGGCATCGCGATGTCGCTCGGCCCCGACGCCGAGGGCAACGAGAACGGCCTGCACGCCACGCTCTCCACCATCGGCAGCGGCTACGTCTCGCTGCTGCGCGCGGCGGTCGTACCGCTCATCTTCACGGCGATCGTGTCGAGCATCGTCGGCCTGCGTCGCGTCACGAACGCGGCGCGCCTCGCCGGCCAGACGCTGCTCTGGTTCGCCATCACCGCCCTCATCGCGGTGAGCATCGGGATCGCGCTCGGCGTCGTCCTGCGGCCCGGCGCCGCGGCCTCGCAGGCCGAGCTCGAGACCGGCGATCCCTACACCGTGGGCACCTGGTGGAACTTCCTCACCGGGCTCATCCCCTCGAACTTCCTCGGGCTCACGGTCGGCGGCTCGGCCGACCTCGAGACCGGCGCCCTCTCCGCCAGCCCCGGCTTCAACGTGCTGCAGGTCATCGTGATCTCCGCGGCCGTGGGCATCGCCGCGCTCAAGATCGGCGAGAAGGCCGAGCCCTTCATCCGTCTGACCGAGTCGGCGCTCGCGGTCATCCAGAAGGTGCTGTGGTGGATCATCCGGATCGCCCCCATCGGCACGCTCGGGCTCATCGGCAACGCGGTCGCCGAGTACGGCTGGGACAAGATGGGGTCGCTCACCTGGTTCGTCGCGGTGCTCTACCTCGGACTCGCGCTCGTGCTGTTCGTGGTCTACCCCGTGCTCGTCAAGGCGCACGGCCTGTCGATCCGGCAGTACTTCTCGGGCGTGTGGCCCGCCGTGCAGCTCGGCTTCGTCAGCCGCTCCTCGATCGGCACGCTGCCGCTCACCGAGCGCGTCACGGAGCGCAATCTCGGGGTGCCGCGCGGCTACGCCTCGTTCGCCGTGCCGCTCGGAGCGACGACCAAGATGGACGGCTGCGCGGCGATCTACCCGGCAGTCGCGGCGATCTTCATCGCGCAGTTCTTCGGCATCGAGTTGACGCTCGTGCAGTACCTGCTCATCGTGCTCGTCTCGGTCGTGGGCTCGGCCGCTACCGCCGGCACCACGGGGGCCACGGTCATGCTGACCCTCACCCTCTCGACGCTGGGCCTGCCGCTCGAGGGCGTCGGCCTGCTGCTCGCGGTCGATCCGATCATCGACATGGGCCGCACGGCGGTCAACGTCGCCGGTCAGGCGCTCGTGCCGACCCTCGTCGCGAAGCGCGAGGGCATCCTCGATCTCGATCTCTACAACGCCCCCCGCAAGGGGCTCGCCTTCGACAACGACGATGTCGAGGCCGCCGAGGCCGCGGGATCCGGTTCGGGCCCGTCGTCCGACGAGATCCGGGATCCCGCGCCCGCGAAGGCGTAG